From the Candidatus Zixiibacteriota bacterium genome, the window GGCAAAGACTTCAAAGAAGCCCTCGACCCAGAGGTGAATCACCCACCAGCGCCAGTATTCGGCCATCGATAAATGTGTGCTCTTGCCCCACATCAGACCGGCGGCATAGAAGGCGCCGATCGCGATCGAGGCGAGGAGGAACATCGTCATCAGCGGTTTCTGGTCGCCGCCCTTCCTGATGGCGATCAGAACATTGCGGCTGACAAGGTAGAGCCAGAGCGCCAGGCCGGCAAGCAGGGCGATCTGCCACACACGGCCGAGATCGAGGTACTCATAGCCTTGATGGCCGAAGTAGAACCAGCTTGAGCCCGGCATCATGCCCTTCACCGAGAGCAATTCACCGGTCAGTGAGCCAACCACTACCAATACAAGCGCGCCGAAGAGAATGTTGACACCGAGGCGCTGGCCTTTTAGTTCAACGCCGGAGACAGCGGGGCCGATGTAGAGTCCGGCGGCAAGCCAGGCAGTGGCGATCCAGAAGATGCCGAGCTGCGTGTGCCAGGTGCGGGTGACGGCGTACGGCAGCCACTCCGCGAGCGGGATGCCGTAAAAGGCGTGGCCTTCGACCCCGTAGTGTGCCGAAATCACGCCCATGATCATTTGCACAAGGAACAGACCCGAAACGACCCAGAAGTATTTGATAACGGCCTTCTGCGACGGCGTCGGTTGGAAGCCGAACATCGGATCCTGCTCGGGGAGCTTTTCGGCGACGGCTTCTTTCTTCTGAGCGGCATGATACCAAACCAGCATGCCGATACCGGCCAGCAGCATGATGATCGACATACCGGTATAGATCACAGCATCACTGGTTGGGACGTTATCGACAAGTTCCTCGTGCGGCCAGTTCGAGGTGTAGCTCATCTCTTCGCCGGGACGATTGGTTGATGCCGCCCAACTGGTCCAGAAGAAGAACGAAGCCATCTGCCGCAATTTGACCGGATCAGAGACCGCGCCCTTGGGGATGGCGTACTGCTCGTGGCCGTTGGCGAAGATGTCGGCGTAGTCCGCGAGATTCGACTCAAAGGCGCGGACGCGCACCGGATCAACGGTGATCGTTTTCGTTGCCGGATTGTACGAGTTGGTACGAATCAGGCTCTTGAGACGCGCCTGCAAGGCGGCCTGCTTCTCAAGATCGAGCTTGTCGTAGGCAACGGCAAAATCCGTGTTGGCCCAGTCGTTGAGAATGAACATGCACTCGCGATGGAGCCAGTCGGCGGTCCAATCGGGAGCGACATAGCTGCCGTGGCCCCAAATCGAGCCGACCTGCATACCGCCCATCGCCTGCCAGACATTTTGCCCGGCAGTGATCTGACCGTGATCGATCATCACGGCTCCATCGGTAGCGACGACCTGATCGGGGATCGGCGGTTTTTCCTGATAAATCCGCAGTCCGGCCCAGCCGAGTACGGCAAAGGAGAGCAGGACGACAGCGGTAAACGCGATCCAAAGTTTCTTCATGACTCCCTCCTACTTTCCCCTCAATGCGCAGTCTGAGACTGGGATTTGTGGCCGTGCGCACAGGTGCAGCCGCCGGCAAGGATCTGGCGCTTGATCGGTTCGGCGGGGACGTTAAATTTGTTAGCCAGGCCAAGCGCCATTTCGAGGTAGCGCGTGTGCGTTCCCTCGCCCATGTCGTGCGCTTCAACATGTGTAAATGAAGCCTGCAGTCGCGACTGGTCTTCTTCCGTCAGCATGCGATCAGCCAGCGGAAAGAGAATCTGGTCCTCTTTCATAATGTGAGCGCGCAGCAGGCCGATGTAGTTTTGTGCGTTCTCACAGAAAGTTGTCACGGCGGCGGCATCACCGGCCGCGGCTTGCGGCAGGCTCTCTGCCATACCGCGGAGGAAAGAACGGCCGAGGTCGTGCTCGTGCAGCATCACGCCGACGGGGCCGTGCTCGCGCGGAGCGCCTTTCTCTTCGAGCATGACAAATAAGTGGTTCTCTTCCTTGCCGTGATGGCAGCCATCGGCAAAAGTGCGAATGAAGTCGATGAATTGCTCGGCCGTGTCGCGATCAACCTTGACGGCAGCGCGACTCTGCGTGACAAAGTGCTGCAAGCTGTCGAGAATCACCTCAATAATGCGGTGCTCGTCACTGAGGATTTGGGTCGGCTTCATAGAATACTCCTAAGCAATAATGTTGAAGTTGAAATAAACAAACAATAGAAATCACATCTACTTATCTCATTATGGTCAATGTATCGGGTCAAAGCTGCACCTTCTTCTCAATGAGATCGAGGAGTGAGGTTTCGTGCAGGAAGCCAAGATACTGCTCGCGGATCGACTTCCATTGGTGGTGCACGGCACAGGGTTCCGCTTCGTTGCAGAAGCCGCGGCCCATAAAGCAATTGCCCCAGCGTGAGATGTTATCAATCGGGTCGACGACTTCGAAAAGCGATATCTCGTCCGCGGAGCGGGCAAGTCGGAAGCCACCGCCGAAGCCCTTCTGGGAGACAACCAGCCCTTCACCGGCGAGTGACTTCAGCAGCTTCCCCAAGTAGTTTTGTGGGGCACCGACCGTCCTGGCGATTTCAGCAGCGCCGGCGTACTTACCGGGGGCAAGTTTTGCCATCTCCGCAAGGGCCATAACAGCGTGTATGCTTGATTTCGACAACATATAATCTAATCGCATGCCAATATGCGATTATACTATCGGCTTGTCAAGGGAGTTTGTACATTATTTTCGAGATTATTCTGCTTCCCGATCAAGTCCCCTTACAAGTCCTTGCACAACAACAACTAACTCTCCCTTGAGAATCTTTGCAGCGAGTTTTGAGCGCGCCATTTCGAGGTCAGACCGGATGATCTCCTCGAATTTCTTGGTCAATTCGCGGCAGATTACTACCTGTCGCTTCCCCAGTAGAGCATACAGCAGGTCGAGTAACTTATGGATCTTGAATGGCGACTCATAGAACACCAGAGTTTCACGGCGGTCTGCCAGTGACTCGATGACGGCTTTGCGCTTTCCTGCCGTCTGCGGGAGAAAGCCGTAGAATATGAAAGCATCGGTAGGCAAACCGCTGATTGACAGCGCGGTAATTGCGGCACAAGGGCCGGGAATAGCGATGACCTCGATCGAGTGCCTGATCGCCTCGCGGACGATGATGAAGCCGGGATCAGAGATCGAGGGGGTTCCGGCGTCGGAAATCAACGCCACGCTTTCACCGGCAAGAATGCGCGCGAGAATCTTATCTGAAACAGCGCGCTCGTTGAAGTTGTGATAAGCGATCAGTGGTTTGTGAACGTCGAAGTGATCGAGCAGGACGCGCGAAGTGCGAGTGTCCTCGCAGGCGATGAAATCGACGTTTCGGAGAGTCTCGACGGCGCGAAACGTGAAATCACCGAGATTACCGATTGGTGTGGCAACAAGATAAAGGCTTCCGGCTGAAGTCATAGGTGTAACTAATCACTCTCAATTCTGGCAGCAAGCGCGATCGAAGACGCACAAATACTGTGCACTCTTCCGTGACCAGCGATGTCTGTGGCAGCCCATTCGCTGACAAGTCAACCAGTTAAGGGTGTCGGCACGAAGTTTGCCAATTCACTGCGTGGGGCGATGATGCCCGTGTCCGGGCAATGGAAACGGAGGAGAAGATGAGAACAGCTTTGACGGTATTGATGGCGCTTCTGCTGGCAACCAATGCATTCGGCGTAAGCAAGAACAAGAAGGGCACGACGCAAGTCAAGCGAGTGGTGGTGCAGCAGTCCGAGCCGGAGTCGGTGCGACTCGGGTGGTATTTGTCGCCGGCACTGAAGTTCGGCAAGATTGACGGAGAGACAGAGACCATGCTGGGTATCCGGGGCGGATTGGAATTCAATCAGTCAATCTATCTGGGGCTGGCGGCGTACGGACTGCCGGAAGACAAGTATGATGACCCATTTCATGATCGCTACTTTGACGACGATGAATGGGCAATGGGTTACGGCGGACTCGAAGTGGGATTGA encodes:
- a CDS encoding nitric-oxide reductase large subunit, whose translation is MKKLWIAFTAVVLLSFAVLGWAGLRIYQEKPPIPDQVVATDGAVMIDHGQITAGQNVWQAMGGMQVGSIWGHGSYVAPDWTADWLHRECMFILNDWANTDFAVAYDKLDLEKQAALQARLKSLIRTNSYNPATKTITVDPVRVRAFESNLADYADIFANGHEQYAIPKGAVSDPVKLRQMASFFFWTSWAASTNRPGEEMSYTSNWPHEELVDNVPTSDAVIYTGMSIIMLLAGIGMLVWYHAAQKKEAVAEKLPEQDPMFGFQPTPSQKAVIKYFWVVSGLFLVQMIMGVISAHYGVEGHAFYGIPLAEWLPYAVTRTWHTQLGIFWIATAWLAAGLYIGPAVSGVELKGQRLGVNILFGALVLVVVGSLTGELLSVKGMMPGSSWFYFGHQGYEYLDLGRVWQIALLAGLALWLYLVSRNVLIAIRKGGDQKPLMTMFLLASIAIGAFYAAGLMWGKSTHLSMAEYWRWWVIHLWVEGFFEVFATAVIAFLFARLQLIRLKTANSSVIFSTTIFLFGGIIGTLHHLYFAGTPTAVMALGAVFSALEVVPLTIIGFEAWDNIRLARATPWVAKYKWPIYFFVAVAFWNMVGAGLFGFMINPPIALYYMQGLNTTPVHGHTALFGVYGMLGLGLMLFCLRVLYVRQEWKDNIIKFSFWTINIGLMTMVLLSLLPIGFMQTWASVRHGYWFARSAEFLYSPAITVFKWLRAPGDTIFAIGILVLVLFIFGLATGHSLRSRKATADPAHKPERVG
- a CDS encoding hemerythrin domain-containing protein, which gives rise to MKPTQILSDEHRIIEVILDSLQHFVTQSRAAVKVDRDTAEQFIDFIRTFADGCHHGKEENHLFVMLEEKGAPREHGPVGVMLHEHDLGRSFLRGMAESLPQAAAGDAAAVTTFCENAQNYIGLLRAHIMKEDQILFPLADRMLTEEDQSRLQASFTHVEAHDMGEGTHTRYLEMALGLANKFNVPAEPIKRQILAGGCTCAHGHKSQSQTAH
- a CDS encoding Rrf2 family transcriptional regulator; amino-acid sequence: MALAEMAKLAPGKYAGAAEIARTVGAPQNYLGKLLKSLAGEGLVVSQKGFGGGFRLARSADEISLFEVVDPIDNISRWGNCFMGRGFCNEAEPCAVHHQWKSIREQYLGFLHETSLLDLIEKKVQL
- the rsmI gene encoding 16S rRNA (cytidine(1402)-2'-O)-methyltransferase; the protein is MTSAGSLYLVATPIGNLGDFTFRAVETLRNVDFIACEDTRTSRVLLDHFDVHKPLIAYHNFNERAVSDKILARILAGESVALISDAGTPSISDPGFIIVREAIRHSIEVIAIPGPCAAITALSISGLPTDAFIFYGFLPQTAGKRKAVIESLADRRETLVFYESPFKIHKLLDLLYALLGKRQVVICRELTKKFEEIIRSDLEMARSKLAAKILKGELVVVVQGLVRGLDREAE